GTCTCTTCTTTTATAGAGATGGTTGATAGCACGGGCGGCAATAATTCAGACAGGGAAGGGTTTAAGTACCATTTTTCTGGTACTGCTAGTGTTGCCTTGGGTACTGATGATCAAGATGCGGCCATGAAACAGCAAGATCGGTTGCTTCCCATAGCTAATGTTGGGCGGATCATGAAGAAGATTCTTCCTCCTAACGCTAAAATCTCCAAAGAAGCCAAAGAAACCATGCAAGAGTGTGTTTCCGAGTTCATAAGCTTTGTTACTGGAGAAGCTTCGGACAAGTGTCACAAGGAGAAACGCAAGACTGTGA
This genomic interval from Juglans microcarpa x Juglans regia isolate MS1-56 chromosome 4D, Jm3101_v1.0, whole genome shotgun sequence contains the following:
- the LOC121259314 gene encoding nuclear transcription factor Y subunit B-1-like; this encodes MVDSTGGNNSDREGFKYHFSGTASVALGTDDQDAAMKQQDRLLPIANVGRIMKKILPPNAKISKEAKETMQECVSEFISFVTGEASDKCHKEKRKTVNGDDICWAMTTLGFDDYAEPLKRYLQRYRELEGERSAQQSKPSSNEDQKNKTTNYGAAETTRKTTVPTTPLKFNVIDRNNSPLPRRF